CCGTCGCCGGGCCCATCCAGGCGACCCCGTGCAGGGCCTCCTGGCCGGTGCGGAAGGCGCCGACGCCGAGCCGCTCGACGGCCGGGGCGAACTGGTGCAGGAACCCGATCTTCTCGTCGAGGGCGAGCCGCGACAGCAGATCGTCGATGCGCTTCGCGAACGGCAGATGCGGATCGCGGAAAGGCGGCGTGGGCGGCGGCTGTGCGGTCACGTGGGGTTCCCCTTGGAGTGGAGCGGTCGAGCCCTTTCGAAGCGCTTCGATGCTCATTCGACATTGGGGTGGGTGTCAAGGGAGCAGCGCCATCACTTCAAGCGGTGCATAAGAAAAGGTCGCCTCCCCTGCCTCCGAGGAATATTGGGAACGACTCTTGTGCACCCACAGGGCTTCACTTAACCTCACAGCAACATCGAAGCGCTTCGACTACACGGTGACCGTAGACGTCGAAAGAACGCTTCAGCTCAGCCAGTTCCACTCAAGACACCGCAGCCGACGGCTCCTCCGCCGGGTGTCCTGGTGCGCCATGAAGGGTTGACGCAATGACGCCGAACGCCGCCGCCCCCTCCTCTGGTCCTTCCGGTCCCAGCCGGAGAAGCTTCCTCGCCTCCACCGCGGTGGCCACCGCAGCGGTGGCGGGCGGGGTGCCGCTGCTCTCCGCCTGCGGCGGTTCGGACAGTGGCTCGCGTGACGGCACCACGTCGGGCAAGGACGCGAAGAAGATCCTGCCGGCCTATGTGGCGAGCAACGTGGTGAAGCCGGACATCCCGTCCAAGAACGGCTCGTCGATGGGCTTCACCGCCAAGCTCGACGTCGCCACGCTCAAGACCTCGGTGCCCAAGAAGCTCGGCAGCGGCGGCAAGGTCACCATCATGTCGCCGTTCTGGGGCTCGCCCCCGAAGGGCAACAACCCCTACTACACGTCGATGAACGACCTGATCGGCGTCGACGTCCAGTGGCGGAACCAGGACGGCAACACCTACGACCAGAAGCTCGGCGCGGTCCTCGCCTCCAGTGACGTCCCGGACGTGGTGGTCATCCCCGGCTGGAACATGATGGGCAAGATACCCAGCGCCATCGCCGGCAAGATGGCCGACCTCGGCCCGTACCTGTCCGGCGACAAGATCAAGAAGTACCCGAACCTCGCGGCCATCCCCAGCGGCGCCTGGCAGCGCTCCATCTTCGGCGGCAAGCTGATGGGCCTGCCGATGCCCGCCTCGGAGATCCAGAACATCGTCCCCCTGTACCGCCGGGACATCTTCGACAAGGAGGGCTACGAGGTCCCGCGGTCCGCCGACGAGTTCATGGCCCTGTGCAAGGACATCACCAACGCCCGGGCCAAGGTGTGGGCCTGCGGCGACATGAAGTGGACCGCGATGAACACCTTCGGGGTGTTCAGCGGCGGGGAGAAGCCGCTCTGGTGGGACATGGTCGACGGCAAGCTGGTCAACCGCGTCGAAACCCAGGAGTACCTCGAAGCCATCGAGTGGACGCGCAAGCTGTTCGCCGCCGGAGTCGTCCACCCCGACTTCAAGCTGGGCAAGAGCCAGGCGGTCGACCCCGCCCCCAAGTTCGCCGCCGGCGAGTTCCTGATCTGGAACAACAACGTCGTCAACTGGTACGGCCAGCAGGCCTCCCTGGCCACCCAGAACCCCGACGTCAAGGTCTGGGGCATGGACGTCTGGGGCCACGACGGCGGCAACCCGACGCTGTACGCCCAGAACCCGGCCGGCATCTTCGCCTTCGTCAGCAAGAAGGCCTCCGAGTCCGTCATCCACGACGTGCTGGCGGTAGCCAACGTCACCGCGGCGCCGTACGGCACCAAGGAGTGGATGATGACCAACTACGGCGTCGAGGGCACGCACTACACCGTGAAGGACGGCGTGGCCGTCAAGAACGACAAGGGCAACAACGAAGTCGTCAACGCCTATGTCATGGTGGCCAGTCCCGCCCCGACCACCGCGCACCCGGACCTGCCGGACTACACCAAGGCCATGGTCGAGTGGGAGCAGCGGATGGGTGCCTTCACCAAGAAGACGTCCTTCTGGGGCCTTCAGGTCACGGAGCCCTCCCGCTACACCAACCTCGCCAACAACTTCGAGCAGCTCGAGGACGACATCATCCGCGGGCACAAGAAGATCAGCGACATGCAGCAGGCCGTGTCCGACTGGAAGGGCCAGGGCGGCGACAAACTGCGCGACTGGTACAAGAAGCTGCTCGACGAGAACGGCACGGCGGCGAGCTGACCGGGCTCTGAGGCAAGGAGAACAACCGTGTCCCACAGCACGGTGCCTCGGAGCAGCGCCGAGGCCGGCACACCGGTGAAGACCCCGGTGGCGTCCGAGGACGCCACCGTCGCCCGCAAGAAACAGGGCTCGGGCAAGCTGAGCCTCAAGCTCAGGTTCAGACGCGACCGCACCCTGATCCTCATGACGCTGCCTGCCGTCGTGTTGGTCCTGGTCTTCAACTACCTGCCGATCCTCGGCAATGTCGTCGCCTTCCAGGACTACGACCCCTACATCAGCGACAACGGCATCGTCTCCATCCTGCACAGCCCCTTCGTGGGCCTGGAGAACTTCCAGCGGATGTTCGAGGACTCGGCCTTCTGGAACGCGGTCCAGAACACCCTGGTCCTGTTCTTCGTCCAGCTGGTGCTGTTCTTCCCGATCCCGGTCCTGCTTGCGCTGCTCATCAACAGCGTGGTCCGGCCCCGGGTCCGCGCCGTCGCGCAGGCGGTCCTCTACCTGCCGCACTTCTTCTCCTGGGTCCTGGTCATCGCCGTCTTCCAGCAGATGTTCGGCGGCGCGGGCATGCTCTCCCAACTGCTCAGGCAGAACGGGTACGACGGCCTCAACATCATGACCAACCCGGACACCTTCGCCTTCCTGATCACCGCGCAGAGCGTGTGGAAGGACGCCGGGTGGGGGATCATCGTCTTCCTCGCCGCGCTGTCCTCGGTCTCCCCGGACCTGTACGAGGCCGCCGCGATGGACGGAGCCGGGCGCTGGCGCCGCATGTGGCACGTCACGCTGCCCGCCCTGCGCCCGGTGATCGCCCTCCTCCTCGTGCTGCGCGTCGGTGACGCTCTGACCGTCGGGTTCGAACAGATCCTGCTGCAACGTGACGGCGTCGGCACGGGCGCGGGGGAGGTCCTCGACACCTTCGTGTGGTGGAACGGCGTGCGCAACCAGGACTTCGGCTACGCGGCCGCCGCCGGTCTCGTCAAGGGCGTGGTCAGCATCGGTCTGGTCCTCGCCGCGAACAAAGTGGCCCATCTCATGGGCGAGCAGGGGGTGTACAAGAAGTGACCACCGTCATCGACAAGCCGGCGAGCAAGCCGCGCCCGTGGGCCGCACCTCCGCGTCCCGCATGGGAGGAAGAGCCCTCGAAGGCCGGCCTCGCGAGCAAGGGTCTCGTCCTGGCACTCGCTTGCCTGGCGGTCCTCTTCCCGCTGTGGATCGTGGTCGTCACCAGCCTGTCCTCACGGAAGACCATCGACGAGGCGGGCGGCCTCGTGATGGTGCCCAAGGACATCACCTTCATCGCCTACCAGGAACTGCTCAGCGGCGGCCAGGTCACCCGTGCCACGCTCGTCAGCATCTTCGTCACCCTGGTCGGCACGCTGTTCTCGATGTCGGTGTCCGTCCTGTGCGCCTACGGTCTGTCCCGCAGCGGATCCCTCGCCCACCGCGGGATCCTGATGACGCTGCTGGCCACCATGTTCTTCAGCGCCGGCCTCATCCCCACCTACCTGCTGGTGCAGTCCCTCGGCCTGACGGACAGCTATCTCGCGCTGATCCTGCCGAGCGCGCTGAGCGTCTTCAACATCCTGGTGCTGCGCGGCTTCTTCATGGGGATCTCGCAGGAACTCATCGACAGCGCGCGCATCGACGGCGCCGGGGACTTCCGGGTCCTGTGGCAGATCGTCATGCCGCTGTCGCGGGCGGTCCTCGCCGTGATCACCCTGTTCTACGCCGTCGGGTACTGGAGCGCCTGGTTCAACGCGTCGCTCTACCTGAACGACCAGGACAAGATGCCGTTGCAGAACGTCATGATCCAGCTGGTGCAGAAGCAGGAGGCACCGGTGGGGCTCAGCCAGGCCATCAGGACCGGGCAGCTTTCGGGGCTGGCGATCCAGATGGCGGTCATGGTGATGGCGCTGCTGCCGGTGGCCGTGCTGTCGCCCTTCGTCCAGAAGCACTTCAAGAAGGGCATGCTCACGGGTGCGGTGAAGGGTTGAGCCGCGCCTCTTGAGCAGGGGGCTTCGGATCGTCGGCGGCTGCTGGTTCGTTGTGGCTGGTCGCGCAGTTCCCCGCGCCCCTAGGTAGGTCTAACTCCCCTCATCCCTCAGAGCGAGGCTTGTCATGCGTACGTTCAACCTGAGCCGTCGTGCCGTTCTTGCGGGGTCCGCTGCCGCGGCCGCGCTCACCGCTCTTCCCGTCGGGCAGGCGCAAGCACACGCTGCTGAGGCCGTCGGCTCCTCCTACCGATGGCGCAACGTCTTCATCGGTGGCACCGGGTTCGTCACCGGGGTGCTCTTCCATCCCTCCGTCCGTGGGCTCGCCTACGCCCGTACCGACATCGGCGGCGCATACCGATGGGACGACAGGGCCGCCGCCTGGATCCCGCTCACCGATCACCTCGGGTGGGACGACTGGAACCTCCTCGGGGTGGAGGCCATGGCCGTCGACCCCGCCCACTCGAACCGGGTCTATCTGGCCCTCGGGACCTATGCGCAGTCCTGGGCGTCCAACGGAGCCGTGCTGCGGTCCGACGACCGCGGTGCCACCTGGGCCCGAACCGACCTCACCGTGAAGCTCGGGGGCAACGAGGACGGGCGGGGGACCGGCGAGCGACTCCTCGTCGACCCGCGTGACAGCGACACCCTCTGGCTCGGGACCCGGCACGACGGGCTGCTCAAGTCCACCGACCGGGGCGCCACGTGGGCCGCCGCCACCGGCTTCCCCGGCACCCCGAGCGCCTCCGGGCAGGGGGTCACCCTGCTCGTCGCCGCCGGGCGCACCCTCTACGCCGGCTGGGGGGACTCCGACGGGAGCGCCGCCAACCTGTTCCGCACCGCCGACGGGACGACGTGGCAGGCCGTGCCCGGACAGCCTTCCGGTGCGGCAGCCAAGGTGCCGATCCGGGCCGCGTACGACCGCTTCACCCGGGAGCTGTACGTGACGTACGCCAACGCTCCCGGCCCCAACGGGCAGTCCGACGGCAGTGTGCACAAGCTGTGCACGGCCAACGGGAAGTGGGCCGACGTGAGTCCGGTGAAGCCCGGCGGCACCACGAGTGACGGATCCGCCGACACC
Above is a window of Streptomyces sp. NBC_00490 DNA encoding:
- a CDS encoding carbohydrate ABC transporter permease, with product MTTVIDKPASKPRPWAAPPRPAWEEEPSKAGLASKGLVLALACLAVLFPLWIVVVTSLSSRKTIDEAGGLVMVPKDITFIAYQELLSGGQVTRATLVSIFVTLVGTLFSMSVSVLCAYGLSRSGSLAHRGILMTLLATMFFSAGLIPTYLLVQSLGLTDSYLALILPSALSVFNILVLRGFFMGISQELIDSARIDGAGDFRVLWQIVMPLSRAVLAVITLFYAVGYWSAWFNASLYLNDQDKMPLQNVMIQLVQKQEAPVGLSQAIRTGQLSGLAIQMAVMVMALLPVAVLSPFVQKHFKKGMLTGAVKG
- a CDS encoding extracellular solute-binding protein; protein product: MTPNAAAPSSGPSGPSRRSFLASTAVATAAVAGGVPLLSACGGSDSGSRDGTTSGKDAKKILPAYVASNVVKPDIPSKNGSSMGFTAKLDVATLKTSVPKKLGSGGKVTIMSPFWGSPPKGNNPYYTSMNDLIGVDVQWRNQDGNTYDQKLGAVLASSDVPDVVVIPGWNMMGKIPSAIAGKMADLGPYLSGDKIKKYPNLAAIPSGAWQRSIFGGKLMGLPMPASEIQNIVPLYRRDIFDKEGYEVPRSADEFMALCKDITNARAKVWACGDMKWTAMNTFGVFSGGEKPLWWDMVDGKLVNRVETQEYLEAIEWTRKLFAAGVVHPDFKLGKSQAVDPAPKFAAGEFLIWNNNVVNWYGQQASLATQNPDVKVWGMDVWGHDGGNPTLYAQNPAGIFAFVSKKASESVIHDVLAVANVTAAPYGTKEWMMTNYGVEGTHYTVKDGVAVKNDKGNNEVVNAYVMVASPAPTTAHPDLPDYTKAMVEWEQRMGAFTKKTSFWGLQVTEPSRYTNLANNFEQLEDDIIRGHKKISDMQQAVSDWKGQGGDKLRDWYKKLLDENGTAAS
- a CDS encoding ABC transporter permease, which gives rise to MSHSTVPRSSAEAGTPVKTPVASEDATVARKKQGSGKLSLKLRFRRDRTLILMTLPAVVLVLVFNYLPILGNVVAFQDYDPYISDNGIVSILHSPFVGLENFQRMFEDSAFWNAVQNTLVLFFVQLVLFFPIPVLLALLINSVVRPRVRAVAQAVLYLPHFFSWVLVIAVFQQMFGGAGMLSQLLRQNGYDGLNIMTNPDTFAFLITAQSVWKDAGWGIIVFLAALSSVSPDLYEAAAMDGAGRWRRMWHVTLPALRPVIALLLVLRVGDALTVGFEQILLQRDGVGTGAGEVLDTFVWWNGVRNQDFGYAAAAGLVKGVVSIGLVLAANKVAHLMGEQGVYKK